The proteins below are encoded in one region of Chrysemys picta bellii isolate R12L10 chromosome 4, ASM1138683v2, whole genome shotgun sequence:
- the RD3L gene encoding protein RD3-like gives MPLFGWMKWSKNDSYKSAQYPGSEVVTKTLLRELKWHLKERERLVQEIENEQKVQKNGVDYNWLKNYQNPQATIPATEQRQLEVLCSQIQPCQTGTVLSRFREVLAENDVLPWEIVYIFKQVLKDFLTTIEKENQQDQLVDVWNTNCSEHFTVPGDSSNKSDKDEIPTVSSYVDKNTQSMFPTFSHRIWNLPYYYPSS, from the exons ATGCCGCTTTTTGGTTGGATGAAATGGTCAAAAAATGATTCCTACAAATCTGCACAATATCCTGGCTCAGAAGTAGTGACCAAGACCCTGCTGAGGGAATTGAAATGGCACCTGAAAGAACGTGAAAGATTAGTACAAGAGATTGAAAATGAACAAAAAGTCCAGAAAAATGGTGTGGATTACAACTGGTTGAAGAACTACCAAAATCCGCAAGCCACAATCCCAGCTACTGAACAAAGGCAGCTTGAAGTCCTTTGTTCACAAATTCAACCTTGCCAAACTGGAACTGTTCTTAGCAG ATTTCGTGAAGttttggcagaaaatgatgtCTTACCTTGGGAAATAGTCTACATATTCAAGCAAGTTTTAAAAGATTTCCTAACTACTATTGAGAAGGAAAACCAACAAGACCAACTGGTAGATGTATGGAATACAAATTGCTCTGAACACTTCACAGTGCCTGGTGACAGCTCTAACAAATCGGACAAAGATGAAATTCCCACAGTTTCAAGTTACGTTGACAAAAATACACAGAGCATGTTTCCCACTTTTTCTCACCGAATCTGGAATCTTCCATATTACTATCCATCAAGTTAA